CGCCGATATGGCGACACTTCCGACAAGGCGGCGGTACTAGGTTTGACGGTTCCACTGCCATTGTTTAACCGGGGTACCGCCGTGGTGGCGCGGTCCCAGGCCGAATACGATCGCGCAGTATCGGCACGACGTGCTGTCGTGCTCGAATTTGAGCAGTCGATTGCGCAAGCAGACAGTGACGTTGCCGACGCCCTCGCGGCTGCACGTGCGGCCAACGGTCCGGCCCTGGCCGCCGCCGAGGAAGCGGCGCGAATCGCACGGATCGGCTACCGCGAAGGCAAGTTTCCGCAACTCGAACTGATTGAGGCTGAGCGTGCGCTGGCGGAGACCCGTGAGGCTTCGGTTACTGCGCTGACGGCACTGCACACGTCGCGTGCACGTCTGGCGCACCTCCAAGGTTTTAAGTCTCCAATTTATAAGGATTGACCCATGCAAGCGGTATTCCGATCGGGCCTGTGCGCCGCGATGATCCTGTTGAGCGCCTGCTCTCCAAAGCCTGAAACGGCAAAGCCGAAAGATTCGGTTGCGGCGCAGAGCGAAGAAAAAGAAAGCGCCAAGAGTAAAAACGAGGCGAAGAAAGATGCCAAGAACGAGGCAAGAGAAAGCACCGAAGTCGAAGAGAAAAAGGGCGCTGCGGAAGGAAAGGAAGATTTCGTCGCCCTGTCCGATCGGCAAATCAAAGCCGCCGGGATCGAAGTGCTTCCATTACGCAAGTCGTTCGCCGGAGCCATTGAAGCCCCTGCGTTGATCGCTGCCGATCCGACGCAGTCTGCGGTTGTCTCCAGTTCGGTCAGCGGTCGGGTCGTCGAGATCAGGCGTAATCTTGGAGAAGCTGTTGGACAAGGGGACGTGCTTGCGGTGATTGAAAGCCGCGATATTGCCCAGCTGCGCGCCGATACCGACATCACCAGGCGGCAAGCGGAGCTGGCCCAAGCAACGTTCAAGCGTGAAGAACGCCTGTACGCCGAAAAGGTTTCGTCCCGACAGGACTTCGAGGTTGCCCGCGCAGCCGCGCAGGAAGCGGGCACGCGCCTGAGTCTGGCGCAGCAGCAACTCGGAGCCGCAGGTGGTGCCGGCGGTGGGCAATCGAATCGACTGTCGCTGCGTTCGCCAATCAAGGGTTATGTCACTGCCCGCCAGATTACGCTCGGCGACGTGATCGAGCCCAATGCACACCTGTTTGAGGTGGCAAACCTGAATGACCTGGCCGTTGAATTGTCGCTTTCACCGAACGACGCAGCACGCGTGGCCGTCGGGGCAACAGTGGATGTTTCAACCGGCGAGCGCACAGGGTCAGCGCGAATCATCAATGTGTCGCGCATAGTCGACCCCGCCACGCGGCAGGTGCGCGCTATCGCCAAACTGTCGAACAAGAACGCTACATGGCGCATTGGCGAGACCGCCCGTGCATCGATTGCTCTTGCTGGCGGCGCCACTGGTGGCCAGCTCGCCATCCCCCGTACGGCCGTCCAAACCGTCGAGGACAAACCGAGCGTATTCGTCCGCACAAAGGAAGGGTTCGCGATCAAACACGTCGTTCTCGGCGCCGCTGTCGCAGGCTATGTGCGGATAATGTCCGGTCTGGATGGAAGTGAACAGATCGCGGTCAGCAACACTTATCTGTTGAAAGCAGAGCACGGTAAAGGTGAGGCTGGTGACGATGACTAATTTTCTCATCCTGCCAAGCTGCGAGGTTCGCTGGTCATGATTTCACGAATCGTAAATTTTTCCGTCGCCCGCCGCTGGCATGTGTTTATCGCAACGATTCTATTATCGATCGTTGGCGCTTTCGCGCTGACTCGCCTGCCCATCGATGCAGTGCCCGACATCACCAACACGCAAGTCCAGATCAACGTTGTGGTGCCGTCTCTCTCTCCGGCCGACGTGGAGCGTCAAGTAACGTACCCAATCGAAACCGCGTTTGCCGGTATCCCCGGACTGGAAACCACACGCTCTCTGACCAGGCACGGTTTCGCCCAAGTCACTACCGTATTCAAAGACGGAACTGACATCTATTTCGCACGACAGCAGATGTCCGAGCGCCTACGCGCCGTCGAACGAACGCTGCCGGCTGGAGCAAGCGCGAGTCTGGGACCGATCGCCACCGGCCTTGGTGACGTGTACATGTGGACCGTCGAATTCGCGGCAAAGCCCGGCCCAAAGACGGGCGCTGGCGGCGGCCTGCAGGCGGACGGCAGCTATGTGACACCCGAAGGTGAGGTGCTGCATAACGCGGCCGAAAAGGCTACCTACCTGCGCACGGTCCAGGACTGGATCGTTGCCCCCCAACTGAAGAACACTGAGGGTCTTGCAGGAGTGGACGTCATTGGTGGCTACGTCAAACAGTACGTGGTTACGCCTGATCCGCAACGGCTTGCAGCCTTGGGAATCAGCCTGCCAATGCTGGGTGAAGCTCTGGAACGCAACAACACCAGTGTTGGTGCCGGCGTTGTGTTTCAAAACGGCGAGGCGCTAACCGTCAAAGCCGATGCGCGCATTACTTCGGTCGAGGAGCTTGGTAAGACGGTCATTACGACCCGCAATGGCACCCCCGTACTAGTGTCGCATGTTGCTACGGTTGGCCTTGGACAGGAAGTGCGCTTCGGGTCTGCATCGGAAGGTGGACAAGAGGTGGTTGTTGGTACCGCAGTAATGCGCATCGGTGGAAACAGCCGCACGGTGGCAGCAGCGGTTGACACGCGATTGAAGGAAATCGCGCGCTCCCTTCCCCCGGATATGCTGATCCGATCGGTGCTCGACCGCACTCGCCTGGTCGATGCAACCATCAAGACCGTTGCCACCAACCTGACCGAAGGTGCGTTGCTGGTCATCGTCGTGCTCTTCGCACT
This is a stretch of genomic DNA from Duganella zoogloeoides. It encodes these proteins:
- a CDS encoding efflux RND transporter periplasmic adaptor subunit, translating into MQAVFRSGLCAAMILLSACSPKPETAKPKDSVAAQSEEKESAKSKNEAKKDAKNEARESTEVEEKKGAAEGKEDFVALSDRQIKAAGIEVLPLRKSFAGAIEAPALIAADPTQSAVVSSSVSGRVVEIRRNLGEAVGQGDVLAVIESRDIAQLRADTDITRRQAELAQATFKREERLYAEKVSSRQDFEVARAAAQEAGTRLSLAQQQLGAAGGAGGGQSNRLSLRSPIKGYVTARQITLGDVIEPNAHLFEVANLNDLAVELSLSPNDAARVAVGATVDVSTGERTGSARIINVSRIVDPATRQVRAIAKLSNKNATWRIGETARASIALAGGATGGQLAIPRTAVQTVEDKPSVFVRTKEGFAIKHVVLGAAVAGYVRIMSGLDGSEQIAVSNTYLLKAEHGKGEAGDDD